Proteins found in one Panicum hallii strain FIL2 chromosome 4, PHallii_v3.1, whole genome shotgun sequence genomic segment:
- the LOC112890979 gene encoding L-arabinokinase-like isoform X2: MASAGGADRSPPPRPLVFAFYLTGHGFGHATRAIEVVRHLVAAGHEVHVATAVPEFVFTAEVRSPRLRIRRVLLDCGAVQADALTVDRLATLEKYREAAVVPRESILRAESEWLSSIKADLVVSDVVPVVCRVAADMGVRSVCIGNFSWDFIYAEYIMEAGYHHRSTVWQISEDYAHCDILLRLPGYGPMPAFRNVIDVPLIVRGLRKSRSEVRKELGLEENAKVLVFNFGGQPAGWKLKQEWLPDGWICLVCGASDSQDVPPNFIKLAKDAYTPDVIAASDCMLGKIGYGAASEVLAYKLPLVFVRRDYFNEEPFLRNLLEHYQNSIEMIRSDFLAGHWKPYLLRALTLRPCYNGPTNGGEVVAQILQDTAIGKECIPDKFSGARRLQDAIVSGYQLQRAPGRDVRIPDWYSLSETETGAASTSKIVAIKETAALCFEDFEILHGDLQGLTDTMDFLKSLSELNRNNLESSEKQYQERTAASVLFDWEKEIYIARAPGRLDVMGGIADYSGSLVLQMPLREACHVAVQRNHPSKQKLWKHTQARQLENAGLAPVIQIVSFGSELSNRAPTFDMRLSDFMDGEKPIPYEKAREFFCQNPSQKWAAYVAGTVLVLMTELGVQFTDSMSILVSSAVPEGKGVSSSASVEVATMSAIAAAYGLNIIPRDLALLCQKVENHVVGAPCGVMDQMASACGEANKLLAMVCQPAEVKELVSIPTHMRFWGLDSGIRHSVGGGDYGSVRVGTYMGRKMIKCAASDLVSESLTSKAPVESDCHKENGMDLLKSEAAMEYLCNLPPHRYEAAYAKDIPEVISGDAFLEKYGDHNDTVTVIDPKRSYSVKAPTRHPIYENFRVETFKTLLAAGSTDEQLSALGELMYQCHNSYSACGLGSDGTDRLVNLVQEMQHRTTSEGGSRPSLFGAKITGGGSGGTICVIGKNCARSSEEIVEIQKRYKAATGYLPILFDGSSPGAAKFGYLKIRRQRS, translated from the exons ATGGCATCCGCCGGTGGCGCCGaccgctccccgccgccgcgtcccctGGTCTTCGCCTTCTACCTCACGGGCCACGGCTTCGGCCACGCCACCCGCGCCATCGAG GTGGTGCGGCACCTGGTCGCGGCGGGGCACGAGGTGCACGTGGCGACGGCCGTGCCGGAGTTCGTCTTCACCGCCGAGGTGCGGTCCCCGCGCCTCCGCATCCGCAGGGTCCTGCTCGACTGCGGCGCCGTCCAGGCCGACGCGCTCACCGTCGACCGCCTCGCTACCCTGGAGAAG TATCGTGAGGCGGCCGTGGTGCCCCGTGAGTCGATCCTGAGGGCCGAGTCCGAGTGGCTGAGCTCCATCAAGGCGGACCTAGTG GTCTCGGATGTTGTTCCTGTGGTGTGCAGGGTGGCTGCAGATATGGGCGTCCGCTCTGTATGCATTGGGAATTTTAG TTGGGACTTCATATATGCTGAATACATCATGGAGGCTGGATATCATCACCGTTCTACTGTTTGGCAG ATATCAGAGGATTATGCCCATTGTGACATATTACTTCGATTACCTGGATACGGCCCAA TGCCAGCTTTCCGCAATGTCATTGATGTGCCTCTCATCGTAAGAGGATTGCGCAAATCTAGGTCTGAG GTGAGGAAGGAACTTGGACTTGAGGAGAATGCTAAGGTGCTCGTTTTTAATTTTGGGGGACAG CCAGCAGGATGGAAACTGAAGCAAGAATGGCTCCCTGATGGCTGGATCTGTTTG GTATGTGGTGCCTCTGATTCTCAAGATGTTCCACCGAACTTCATAAAGCTTGCGAAAGATGCTTACACACCTGATGTTATAGCGGCATCTGACTGCATGCTTG GAAAAATTGGATATGGAGCTGCAAGTGAGGTCTTGGCCTATAAGCTGCCACTTGTGTTTGTTCGACGAGATTACTTTAACGAAGAGCCATTTTTGCGAAATTTGCTTGAG CACTACCAAAACAGCATTGAGATGATCAGAAGTGATTTTCTTGCTGGACACTGGAAACCTTACTTGCTTCGTGCTCTCACACTTCGACCATGCTACAATGGCCCGACAAACGGTGGCGAg GTGGTTGCCCAGATCCTCCAGGACACTGCTATTGGAAAGGAATGTATTCCTGATAAA TTTAGTGGTGCAAGAAGACTGCAAGATGCCATAGTGTCAGGGTATCAACTTCAAAGGGCTCCTGGTAGAGATGTACGCATTCCTGACTGGTACTCTCTATCTGAGACAGAAACTGGTGCTGCTTCGACCTCAAAAATTGTTGCAATAAAGGAAACTGCAGCGTT ATGTTTTGAAGACTTCGAGATACTCCATGGGGACCTGCAAGGATTAACAGATACAATGGACTTCTTGAAGAGCTTATCTGAACTTAATAGAAATAATTTGGAAAGCTCTGAGAAGCAATACCAAGAGAGAACTGCTGCATCTGTTCTCTTTGACTGGGAG AAGGAAATATATATAGCAAGGGCACCTGGACGTTTAGATGTCATGGGTGGCATTGCTGATTATTCAGGGAGTCTTGTTCTGCAG ATGCCCCTTCGGGAAGCATGCCATGTTGCTGTTCAGAGAAACCACCCCAGCAAGCAGAAGCTTTGGAAACACACACAAGCAAGACAGCTGGAGAATGCAGGCCTGGCACCTGTGATACAGATT GTATCATTTGGTTCTGAGTTAAGTAACCGTGCACCAACTTTTGATATGCGCCTGTCAGATTTTATGGATGGTGAAAAACCAATACCCTATGAGAAAGCCAGAGAGTTTTTCTGTCAGAATCCATCCCAAAA ATGGGCTGCCTATGTTGCTGGAACAGTTCTAGTTTTGATGACTGAGCTTGGTGTCCAGTTCACTGACAGTATGAGCATTCTG GTTTCATCCGCTGTACCGGAAGGCAAAGGTGTTTCTTCTTCTGCATCAGTGGAGGTTGCTACAATGTCTGCTATTGCCGCTGCCTATG GTTTAAACATCATCCCCAGGGATCTTGCTTTGCTTTGTCAGAAG GTTGAGAATCatgttgttggagctccttgTGGGGTAATGGATCAAATGGCATCTGCATGTGGAGAAGCTAACAAACTCCTTGCCATGGTTTGCCAG CCTGCAGAAGTGAAGGAATTGGTTAGCATACCAACTCATATGCGGTTCTGGGGTCTAGATTCAGGGATACGGCATAG TGTTGGTGGGGGAGATTACGGATCTGTAAGGGTAGGCACTTACATGGGAAGGAAGATGATCAAGTGTGCAGCATCAGATTTAGTTTCAGAATCCTTAACTTCAAAGGCCCCTGTTGAGTCTGATTGTCATAAAGAAAATGGTATGGATCTACTGAAATCTGAAGCTGCAATGGAGTATTTGTGCAACCTACCGCCTCACAG ATATGAAGCTGCTTATGCAAAAGACATTCCAGAGGTGATCAGTGGAGATGCATTTTTAGAGAAATATGGAGATCACAATGACACAGTGACAGTTATTGATCCTAAAAGATCTTACAGTGTGAAGGCTCCTACTAGACATCCCATATATGAAAACTTCCGCGTTGAG ACCTTCAAAACATTGTTAGCAGCAGGTAGTACGGATGAGCAGTTGTCAGCCCTCGGAGAACTTATGTACCAG TGCCACAACAGCTACAGCGCATGTGGCCTTGGTTCTGATGGGACTGACAGACTAGTTAATCTAGTACAAGAAATGCAACACAGGACAACATCAGAAGGTGGAAGCCGCCCTAGTCTATTTGGCGCAAAGATCACCGGCGGAGGCTCCGGTGGCACAATTTGTGTTATTGGGAAGAACTGTGCAAGGAGCAGCGAAGAGATCGTAGAG ATTCAGAAGAGGTACAAGGCTGCTACCGGGTACCTGCCCATCCTTTTCGACGGATCGTCTCCAGGAGCAGCGAAGTTCGGCTACCTGAAAATCCGGCGGCAGCGTTCCTAG
- the LOC112890979 gene encoding L-arabinokinase-like isoform X1, giving the protein MASAGGADRSPPPRPLVFAFYLTGHGFGHATRAIEVVRHLVAAGHEVHVATAVPEFVFTAEVRSPRLRIRRVLLDCGAVQADALTVDRLATLEKYREAAVVPRESILRAESEWLSSIKADLVVSDVVPVVCRVAADMGVRSVCIGNFSWDFIYAEYIMEAGYHHRSTVWQISEDYAHCDILLRLPGYGPMPAFRNVIDVPLIVRGLRKSRSEVRKELGLEENAKVLVFNFGGQPAGWKLKQEWLPDGWICLVCGASDSQDVPPNFIKLAKDAYTPDVIAASDCMLGKIGYGAASEVLAYKLPLVFVRRDYFNEEPFLRNLLEHYQNSIEMIRSDFLAGHWKPYLLRALTLRPCYNGPTNGGEVVAQILQDTAIGKECIPDKFSGARRLQDAIVSGYQLQRAPGRDVRIPDWYSLSETETGAASTSKIVAIKETAAFRCFEDFEILHGDLQGLTDTMDFLKSLSELNRNNLESSEKQYQERTAASVLFDWEKEIYIARAPGRLDVMGGIADYSGSLVLQMPLREACHVAVQRNHPSKQKLWKHTQARQLENAGLAPVIQIVSFGSELSNRAPTFDMRLSDFMDGEKPIPYEKAREFFCQNPSQKWAAYVAGTVLVLMTELGVQFTDSMSILVSSAVPEGKGVSSSASVEVATMSAIAAAYGLNIIPRDLALLCQKVENHVVGAPCGVMDQMASACGEANKLLAMVCQPAEVKELVSIPTHMRFWGLDSGIRHSVGGGDYGSVRVGTYMGRKMIKCAASDLVSESLTSKAPVESDCHKENGMDLLKSEAAMEYLCNLPPHRYEAAYAKDIPEVISGDAFLEKYGDHNDTVTVIDPKRSYSVKAPTRHPIYENFRVETFKTLLAAGSTDEQLSALGELMYQCHNSYSACGLGSDGTDRLVNLVQEMQHRTTSEGGSRPSLFGAKITGGGSGGTICVIGKNCARSSEEIVEIQKRYKAATGYLPILFDGSSPGAAKFGYLKIRRQRS; this is encoded by the exons ATGGCATCCGCCGGTGGCGCCGaccgctccccgccgccgcgtcccctGGTCTTCGCCTTCTACCTCACGGGCCACGGCTTCGGCCACGCCACCCGCGCCATCGAG GTGGTGCGGCACCTGGTCGCGGCGGGGCACGAGGTGCACGTGGCGACGGCCGTGCCGGAGTTCGTCTTCACCGCCGAGGTGCGGTCCCCGCGCCTCCGCATCCGCAGGGTCCTGCTCGACTGCGGCGCCGTCCAGGCCGACGCGCTCACCGTCGACCGCCTCGCTACCCTGGAGAAG TATCGTGAGGCGGCCGTGGTGCCCCGTGAGTCGATCCTGAGGGCCGAGTCCGAGTGGCTGAGCTCCATCAAGGCGGACCTAGTG GTCTCGGATGTTGTTCCTGTGGTGTGCAGGGTGGCTGCAGATATGGGCGTCCGCTCTGTATGCATTGGGAATTTTAG TTGGGACTTCATATATGCTGAATACATCATGGAGGCTGGATATCATCACCGTTCTACTGTTTGGCAG ATATCAGAGGATTATGCCCATTGTGACATATTACTTCGATTACCTGGATACGGCCCAA TGCCAGCTTTCCGCAATGTCATTGATGTGCCTCTCATCGTAAGAGGATTGCGCAAATCTAGGTCTGAG GTGAGGAAGGAACTTGGACTTGAGGAGAATGCTAAGGTGCTCGTTTTTAATTTTGGGGGACAG CCAGCAGGATGGAAACTGAAGCAAGAATGGCTCCCTGATGGCTGGATCTGTTTG GTATGTGGTGCCTCTGATTCTCAAGATGTTCCACCGAACTTCATAAAGCTTGCGAAAGATGCTTACACACCTGATGTTATAGCGGCATCTGACTGCATGCTTG GAAAAATTGGATATGGAGCTGCAAGTGAGGTCTTGGCCTATAAGCTGCCACTTGTGTTTGTTCGACGAGATTACTTTAACGAAGAGCCATTTTTGCGAAATTTGCTTGAG CACTACCAAAACAGCATTGAGATGATCAGAAGTGATTTTCTTGCTGGACACTGGAAACCTTACTTGCTTCGTGCTCTCACACTTCGACCATGCTACAATGGCCCGACAAACGGTGGCGAg GTGGTTGCCCAGATCCTCCAGGACACTGCTATTGGAAAGGAATGTATTCCTGATAAA TTTAGTGGTGCAAGAAGACTGCAAGATGCCATAGTGTCAGGGTATCAACTTCAAAGGGCTCCTGGTAGAGATGTACGCATTCCTGACTGGTACTCTCTATCTGAGACAGAAACTGGTGCTGCTTCGACCTCAAAAATTGTTGCAATAAAGGAAACTGCAGCGTT TAGATGTTTTGAAGACTTCGAGATACTCCATGGGGACCTGCAAGGATTAACAGATACAATGGACTTCTTGAAGAGCTTATCTGAACTTAATAGAAATAATTTGGAAAGCTCTGAGAAGCAATACCAAGAGAGAACTGCTGCATCTGTTCTCTTTGACTGGGAG AAGGAAATATATATAGCAAGGGCACCTGGACGTTTAGATGTCATGGGTGGCATTGCTGATTATTCAGGGAGTCTTGTTCTGCAG ATGCCCCTTCGGGAAGCATGCCATGTTGCTGTTCAGAGAAACCACCCCAGCAAGCAGAAGCTTTGGAAACACACACAAGCAAGACAGCTGGAGAATGCAGGCCTGGCACCTGTGATACAGATT GTATCATTTGGTTCTGAGTTAAGTAACCGTGCACCAACTTTTGATATGCGCCTGTCAGATTTTATGGATGGTGAAAAACCAATACCCTATGAGAAAGCCAGAGAGTTTTTCTGTCAGAATCCATCCCAAAA ATGGGCTGCCTATGTTGCTGGAACAGTTCTAGTTTTGATGACTGAGCTTGGTGTCCAGTTCACTGACAGTATGAGCATTCTG GTTTCATCCGCTGTACCGGAAGGCAAAGGTGTTTCTTCTTCTGCATCAGTGGAGGTTGCTACAATGTCTGCTATTGCCGCTGCCTATG GTTTAAACATCATCCCCAGGGATCTTGCTTTGCTTTGTCAGAAG GTTGAGAATCatgttgttggagctccttgTGGGGTAATGGATCAAATGGCATCTGCATGTGGAGAAGCTAACAAACTCCTTGCCATGGTTTGCCAG CCTGCAGAAGTGAAGGAATTGGTTAGCATACCAACTCATATGCGGTTCTGGGGTCTAGATTCAGGGATACGGCATAG TGTTGGTGGGGGAGATTACGGATCTGTAAGGGTAGGCACTTACATGGGAAGGAAGATGATCAAGTGTGCAGCATCAGATTTAGTTTCAGAATCCTTAACTTCAAAGGCCCCTGTTGAGTCTGATTGTCATAAAGAAAATGGTATGGATCTACTGAAATCTGAAGCTGCAATGGAGTATTTGTGCAACCTACCGCCTCACAG ATATGAAGCTGCTTATGCAAAAGACATTCCAGAGGTGATCAGTGGAGATGCATTTTTAGAGAAATATGGAGATCACAATGACACAGTGACAGTTATTGATCCTAAAAGATCTTACAGTGTGAAGGCTCCTACTAGACATCCCATATATGAAAACTTCCGCGTTGAG ACCTTCAAAACATTGTTAGCAGCAGGTAGTACGGATGAGCAGTTGTCAGCCCTCGGAGAACTTATGTACCAG TGCCACAACAGCTACAGCGCATGTGGCCTTGGTTCTGATGGGACTGACAGACTAGTTAATCTAGTACAAGAAATGCAACACAGGACAACATCAGAAGGTGGAAGCCGCCCTAGTCTATTTGGCGCAAAGATCACCGGCGGAGGCTCCGGTGGCACAATTTGTGTTATTGGGAAGAACTGTGCAAGGAGCAGCGAAGAGATCGTAGAG ATTCAGAAGAGGTACAAGGCTGCTACCGGGTACCTGCCCATCCTTTTCGACGGATCGTCTCCAGGAGCAGCGAAGTTCGGCTACCTGAAAATCCGGCGGCAGCGTTCCTAG
- the LOC112890979 gene encoding L-arabinokinase-like isoform X3, with translation MASAGGADRSPPPRPLVFAFYLTGHGFGHATRAIEVVRHLVAAGHEVHVATAVPEFVFTAEVRSPRLRIRRVLLDCGAVQADALTVDRLATLEKYREAAVVPRESILRAESEWLSSIKADLVVSDVVPVVCRVAADMGVRSVCIGNFSWDFIYAEYIMEAGYHHRSTVWQISEDYAHCDILLRLPGYGPTFRNVIDVPLIVRGLRKSRSEVRKELGLEENAKVLVFNFGGQPAGWKLKQEWLPDGWICLVCGASDSQDVPPNFIKLAKDAYTPDVIAASDCMLGKIGYGAASEVLAYKLPLVFVRRDYFNEEPFLRNLLEHYQNSIEMIRSDFLAGHWKPYLLRALTLRPCYNGPTNGGEVVAQILQDTAIGKECIPDKFSGARRLQDAIVSGYQLQRAPGRDVRIPDWYSLSETETGAASTSKIVAIKETAAFRCFEDFEILHGDLQGLTDTMDFLKSLSELNRNNLESSEKQYQERTAASVLFDWEKEIYIARAPGRLDVMGGIADYSGSLVLQMPLREACHVAVQRNHPSKQKLWKHTQARQLENAGLAPVIQIVSFGSELSNRAPTFDMRLSDFMDGEKPIPYEKAREFFCQNPSQKWAAYVAGTVLVLMTELGVQFTDSMSILVSSAVPEGKGVSSSASVEVATMSAIAAAYGLNIIPRDLALLCQKVENHVVGAPCGVMDQMASACGEANKLLAMVCQPAEVKELVSIPTHMRFWGLDSGIRHSVGGGDYGSVRVGTYMGRKMIKCAASDLVSESLTSKAPVESDCHKENGMDLLKSEAAMEYLCNLPPHRYEAAYAKDIPEVISGDAFLEKYGDHNDTVTVIDPKRSYSVKAPTRHPIYENFRVETFKTLLAAGSTDEQLSALGELMYQCHNSYSACGLGSDGTDRLVNLVQEMQHRTTSEGGSRPSLFGAKITGGGSGGTICVIGKNCARSSEEIVEIQKRYKAATGYLPILFDGSSPGAAKFGYLKIRRQRS, from the exons ATGGCATCCGCCGGTGGCGCCGaccgctccccgccgccgcgtcccctGGTCTTCGCCTTCTACCTCACGGGCCACGGCTTCGGCCACGCCACCCGCGCCATCGAG GTGGTGCGGCACCTGGTCGCGGCGGGGCACGAGGTGCACGTGGCGACGGCCGTGCCGGAGTTCGTCTTCACCGCCGAGGTGCGGTCCCCGCGCCTCCGCATCCGCAGGGTCCTGCTCGACTGCGGCGCCGTCCAGGCCGACGCGCTCACCGTCGACCGCCTCGCTACCCTGGAGAAG TATCGTGAGGCGGCCGTGGTGCCCCGTGAGTCGATCCTGAGGGCCGAGTCCGAGTGGCTGAGCTCCATCAAGGCGGACCTAGTG GTCTCGGATGTTGTTCCTGTGGTGTGCAGGGTGGCTGCAGATATGGGCGTCCGCTCTGTATGCATTGGGAATTTTAG TTGGGACTTCATATATGCTGAATACATCATGGAGGCTGGATATCATCACCGTTCTACTGTTTGGCAG ATATCAGAGGATTATGCCCATTGTGACATATTACTTCGATTACCTGGATACGGCCCAA CTTTCCGCAATGTCATTGATGTGCCTCTCATCGTAAGAGGATTGCGCAAATCTAGGTCTGAG GTGAGGAAGGAACTTGGACTTGAGGAGAATGCTAAGGTGCTCGTTTTTAATTTTGGGGGACAG CCAGCAGGATGGAAACTGAAGCAAGAATGGCTCCCTGATGGCTGGATCTGTTTG GTATGTGGTGCCTCTGATTCTCAAGATGTTCCACCGAACTTCATAAAGCTTGCGAAAGATGCTTACACACCTGATGTTATAGCGGCATCTGACTGCATGCTTG GAAAAATTGGATATGGAGCTGCAAGTGAGGTCTTGGCCTATAAGCTGCCACTTGTGTTTGTTCGACGAGATTACTTTAACGAAGAGCCATTTTTGCGAAATTTGCTTGAG CACTACCAAAACAGCATTGAGATGATCAGAAGTGATTTTCTTGCTGGACACTGGAAACCTTACTTGCTTCGTGCTCTCACACTTCGACCATGCTACAATGGCCCGACAAACGGTGGCGAg GTGGTTGCCCAGATCCTCCAGGACACTGCTATTGGAAAGGAATGTATTCCTGATAAA TTTAGTGGTGCAAGAAGACTGCAAGATGCCATAGTGTCAGGGTATCAACTTCAAAGGGCTCCTGGTAGAGATGTACGCATTCCTGACTGGTACTCTCTATCTGAGACAGAAACTGGTGCTGCTTCGACCTCAAAAATTGTTGCAATAAAGGAAACTGCAGCGTT TAGATGTTTTGAAGACTTCGAGATACTCCATGGGGACCTGCAAGGATTAACAGATACAATGGACTTCTTGAAGAGCTTATCTGAACTTAATAGAAATAATTTGGAAAGCTCTGAGAAGCAATACCAAGAGAGAACTGCTGCATCTGTTCTCTTTGACTGGGAG AAGGAAATATATATAGCAAGGGCACCTGGACGTTTAGATGTCATGGGTGGCATTGCTGATTATTCAGGGAGTCTTGTTCTGCAG ATGCCCCTTCGGGAAGCATGCCATGTTGCTGTTCAGAGAAACCACCCCAGCAAGCAGAAGCTTTGGAAACACACACAAGCAAGACAGCTGGAGAATGCAGGCCTGGCACCTGTGATACAGATT GTATCATTTGGTTCTGAGTTAAGTAACCGTGCACCAACTTTTGATATGCGCCTGTCAGATTTTATGGATGGTGAAAAACCAATACCCTATGAGAAAGCCAGAGAGTTTTTCTGTCAGAATCCATCCCAAAA ATGGGCTGCCTATGTTGCTGGAACAGTTCTAGTTTTGATGACTGAGCTTGGTGTCCAGTTCACTGACAGTATGAGCATTCTG GTTTCATCCGCTGTACCGGAAGGCAAAGGTGTTTCTTCTTCTGCATCAGTGGAGGTTGCTACAATGTCTGCTATTGCCGCTGCCTATG GTTTAAACATCATCCCCAGGGATCTTGCTTTGCTTTGTCAGAAG GTTGAGAATCatgttgttggagctccttgTGGGGTAATGGATCAAATGGCATCTGCATGTGGAGAAGCTAACAAACTCCTTGCCATGGTTTGCCAG CCTGCAGAAGTGAAGGAATTGGTTAGCATACCAACTCATATGCGGTTCTGGGGTCTAGATTCAGGGATACGGCATAG TGTTGGTGGGGGAGATTACGGATCTGTAAGGGTAGGCACTTACATGGGAAGGAAGATGATCAAGTGTGCAGCATCAGATTTAGTTTCAGAATCCTTAACTTCAAAGGCCCCTGTTGAGTCTGATTGTCATAAAGAAAATGGTATGGATCTACTGAAATCTGAAGCTGCAATGGAGTATTTGTGCAACCTACCGCCTCACAG ATATGAAGCTGCTTATGCAAAAGACATTCCAGAGGTGATCAGTGGAGATGCATTTTTAGAGAAATATGGAGATCACAATGACACAGTGACAGTTATTGATCCTAAAAGATCTTACAGTGTGAAGGCTCCTACTAGACATCCCATATATGAAAACTTCCGCGTTGAG ACCTTCAAAACATTGTTAGCAGCAGGTAGTACGGATGAGCAGTTGTCAGCCCTCGGAGAACTTATGTACCAG TGCCACAACAGCTACAGCGCATGTGGCCTTGGTTCTGATGGGACTGACAGACTAGTTAATCTAGTACAAGAAATGCAACACAGGACAACATCAGAAGGTGGAAGCCGCCCTAGTCTATTTGGCGCAAAGATCACCGGCGGAGGCTCCGGTGGCACAATTTGTGTTATTGGGAAGAACTGTGCAAGGAGCAGCGAAGAGATCGTAGAG ATTCAGAAGAGGTACAAGGCTGCTACCGGGTACCTGCCCATCCTTTTCGACGGATCGTCTCCAGGAGCAGCGAAGTTCGGCTACCTGAAAATCCGGCGGCAGCGTTCCTAG